In the Acidovorax sp. A79 genome, one interval contains:
- a CDS encoding cysteine dioxygenase → MSALPNPSTPTTSPSAPQGAPHTARLRHFVQQLAALVEQRLPEPDTLAQGATLLGALVAHDDWLPDAYAQPHPERYQQYLLHADALGRFSVVSFVWGPGQATPIHDHTVWGLIGMLRGAEDSQAYARTPDGRWAPQGAPVRLQPGQVEAVSPNDPAIGDVHRVSNAWEDHTSISIHVYGANIGAVQRSVYLEDGTRKPFISGYSNSTLPNLWDLSKNPAPAA, encoded by the coding sequence ATGAGTGCATTGCCCAACCCATCGACCCCAACCACGTCCCCCTCCGCGCCGCAGGGCGCCCCCCACACTGCCCGCCTGCGCCACTTTGTGCAGCAGCTGGCCGCGCTGGTGGAGCAGCGCCTGCCCGAGCCCGACACCCTGGCCCAGGGCGCCACGCTGCTGGGCGCACTGGTGGCCCACGACGACTGGCTGCCCGACGCCTATGCCCAGCCCCACCCCGAGCGCTACCAGCAGTACCTGCTGCATGCCGATGCGCTGGGGCGCTTTTCGGTCGTGAGTTTTGTGTGGGGCCCCGGCCAGGCCACGCCCATTCATGACCACACCGTGTGGGGCCTGATCGGCATGCTGCGCGGCGCCGAGGATTCGCAGGCCTATGCCCGCACGCCCGACGGCCGCTGGGCACCGCAGGGCGCGCCCGTGCGGCTGCAGCCGGGCCAGGTGGAGGCCGTCTCGCCCAACGACCCCGCCATAGGCGATGTGCACCGTGTAAGCAACGCGTGGGAGGACCACACCTCCATCAGCATCCACGTGTACGGCGCCAACATTGGCGCGGTGCAGCGCAGCGTGTACCTGGAGGACGGCACGCGCAAGCCGTTCATCTCGGGCTACAGCAACAGCACCCTGCCCAACCTCTGGGACTTGTCCAAAAACCCTGCACCGGCTGCCTGA
- a CDS encoding rhodanese homology domain-containing protein, with protein MTAPALPQTSFHQVREALLARQEIALLDVREEDPFAQGHPLFAANLPASKIELEAFARIPRRDTLIVVYDDGEGLAEPAARTLQQLGYTRLTLLARGLQGWRDAGGELFIDVNVPSKSFGELVEAERHTPSLAAEEVQALIDARADVVVLDARRYDEYHTMNIPTGVSVPGAELVLRAQALAPNPATQIIVNCAGRTRSIIGTQSLVNAGIPNPVAALRNGTIGWLLAGQTLERGASRRFDPAVHIDRNQAPQQARNVADRARVQRAQAGDLARFVAEAGRTTYLLDVRTPEEFAAGHLPGFRNTPGGQLVQETDHTAAVRGARLVLVDDDGVRANMSASWLAQMGWEVWVLDGAQPADFSETGAVANTVPEPKGPIAWATPAQLAAWLQDGGADHTAVLDLTTSANYTLRHIPGAWFVIRSQLAQAVQSIPRAQRYVLTCGSSLLARYAAQDLARLTGAPVHVLEGGTLAWIAAGLPLEHGETRLASPRIDRYRRPYEGTESPREAMQAYLDWEFGLVEQLGRDGTHGFKVL; from the coding sequence ATGACCGCTCCCGCCCTGCCCCAGACTTCGTTCCACCAGGTTCGCGAGGCTCTGCTCGCCCGCCAGGAAATCGCCTTGCTCGACGTGCGCGAGGAAGACCCGTTTGCCCAGGGCCACCCGCTGTTCGCCGCCAACCTGCCGGCCAGCAAGATCGAGCTGGAGGCCTTCGCGCGCATTCCCCGCCGCGACACCCTCATCGTGGTCTACGACGATGGCGAGGGCCTGGCCGAACCCGCGGCACGCACGCTCCAGCAGCTGGGCTACACCCGTCTGACCCTGCTGGCGCGCGGCCTGCAGGGCTGGCGCGATGCCGGGGGCGAGCTGTTCATCGACGTGAACGTGCCCAGCAAGTCCTTCGGCGAGCTGGTGGAGGCCGAGCGCCACACGCCCTCGCTGGCGGCCGAGGAAGTGCAGGCGCTCATCGACGCCCGGGCCGACGTGGTGGTACTGGACGCGCGCCGCTACGACGAGTACCACACCATGAACATCCCCACCGGCGTGAGCGTGCCCGGCGCCGAGCTGGTGCTGCGCGCGCAGGCGCTCGCGCCCAACCCGGCCACGCAGATCATCGTGAACTGCGCGGGCCGCACGCGCAGCATCATCGGCACGCAGTCGCTGGTGAACGCGGGCATCCCCAACCCCGTGGCCGCGCTGCGCAACGGCACCATCGGCTGGCTGCTGGCCGGGCAGACGCTGGAACGCGGCGCCAGCCGACGCTTCGACCCCGCCGTGCACATCGACCGCAATCAGGCACCGCAACAGGCGCGCAACGTGGCCGACCGGGCCCGCGTGCAGCGCGCCCAGGCCGGAGACCTGGCGCGCTTCGTGGCCGAGGCCGGCCGCACCACCTACCTGCTGGACGTGCGCACGCCCGAGGAGTTCGCGGCCGGCCACCTGCCGGGCTTTCGCAACACCCCCGGCGGCCAGCTGGTGCAGGAGACCGACCACACGGCCGCCGTGCGCGGCGCGCGCCTGGTGCTGGTGGACGACGACGGCGTGCGCGCCAACATGAGCGCATCGTGGCTGGCCCAGATGGGCTGGGAGGTGTGGGTGCTCGACGGCGCGCAGCCGGCAGATTTCAGCGAGACCGGCGCCGTGGCCAACACCGTGCCCGAACCCAAAGGCCCCATCGCCTGGGCCACCCCCGCCCAGCTGGCGGCCTGGCTGCAAGACGGCGGCGCCGACCACACGGCCGTGCTGGACCTGACCACCAGCGCCAACTACACGCTGCGCCACATCCCCGGCGCGTGGTTCGTGATCCGCTCACAGCTCGCGCAGGCCGTGCAGTCCATCCCGCGCGCGCAGCGCTATGTGCTCACCTGCGGCAGCAGCCTGCTGGCCCGCTATGCCGCGCAGGACCTGGCCCGCCTCACGGGCGCCCCGGTGCATGTGCTCGAAGGCGGCACCCTGGCCTGGATCGCGGCCGGCCTGCCGCTGGAACATGGCGAGACACGCCTGGCCTCGCCCCGCATCGACCGCTACCGCCGCCCCTATGAAGGCACCGAGAGCCCGCGCGAAGCCATGCAGGCCTACCTGGACTGGGAGTTCGGCCTGGTGGAGCAGCTGGGGCGCGATGGCACGCACGGCTTCAAGGTGCTGTGA